The nucleotide sequence AAGACAGGATCTTTTTTGGTGCACCCCCGTCAACCGCCATTGCGGTTTTGTCCCCGTAAACCAGATAGCCCAGGTTGTCAGCCCCGTATCGGAATTGTTTTATCTGCATTGCTTTTCTCCCGGATCGCCCGTGTTTTTCTGATCAAACGCTTTGTTTGCTGCAAAAAGAGTGCAGGAAACATTTGGTTTGCCCAATATAAAGTGCAAGGCCAGAACGGTCAACAGATACCATGCACTCACGGCCCAGGGTGCAATCCTTGTGTCTCCTGGTCGAAGGTGATATAAAAAACTTTTCATTTCCGGATCAACCTGCCCGGCACAAGGAGAATGATACAGTGAGCTGGTGGAAGCAAATCAGTTTGTCCAAGCGGATTGTCGCACACGTTGCCCTGCTTGAGCTGATTACCCTCCTGATCGGTGCAATGGCCATCTGGTATGCTGTGGGGTTCCGCGATACGGTCAACACACTGGTGGACAGACAGCTCAAGGTCATGGAAGCCTCCCGGCAGATGGAAAGCGCCCTGGCCAACCAGAAAGGTTTTGCAACCTATTATTTTTTGGACAGTGATCCCAAATGGCTAAAGGAACTGTCCCATTACCGTGAGATTTTCCGCAAATGGTTCGAGGTCGCCGAGAAAATGGAGCAGCCGTCGTCCCATGCCGAACTGGTGCAACAGATCGGCCGCCAGTATGATCAGTATGTGAGCAAAAAAGACCGTATCATTGAAATGTATCGAAGCGGCGACCGGGAAAAGGGCGAGCAGATGCACTGGGATGTGCGCAGTCAGTTTTTTGAATTAAACCGGATGTGCCGGGTGTATAACCGGTTAAATGAGGAGGAGATCCAGCGGTTCCGGGAAAACGTAAGGGAAAAATCAGCCGTCATGAGCTCCTTTGTGGTGGCAGGACTGATTGTTTCGGTTGTGCTGGGGGTCTTTATGGCCTTTTTGCTCATTGTCCAGGTCATCGGCCCCATCCGCCGGCTTGCTGCAATGGCTCCCGAGGCCCGGGAGCATACAGGGCCGGCCAATGAGGTGGCTTTGCTCGATGACCGGGTTCGGGGCATGATTGCGGACATGGACAAGGCCCACAGCGAACTGCAGCAAAGCCAGCAACTGCTGATGCATTCAGAGAAAATGGCGCTGGTCGGCAAGCTCGCCACTGAGGTGGCCCACAGCATCCGCAGTCCCATGACCTCGATCAACATGCGGCTTTTTTCCCTTCAAAGAAATCTGGATTTGACCGACAACCAGAAAGAGGATTTTGAGGTGGTGGCCGAAGAGATGCGTCGTTTGGATAACATCGTGCGCAATTTCCTGGAATTTTCCCGCCCGCCGAAACTCAATAAGAAAAGGGTCAATATATCCTGGATCATCGACATGACCCTGGAGCTGCTCGAATACCGGCTAAAACGCCATGATGTGGAAATCATACGGCAGCAGACCGAAAACCTGCCGCCTGTGGAGGCTGATACGGAATTGATGAAGGAGGTTTTTGTCAATCTGATTGTCAACGCCTGCGAGGCCATGGGGGACGGAGGGCGGATTTTTATCGAAGAAAACCAGGTGGTAGGTGACCGGAACGGCTGCGCTGTGAGAATCAGCATCCGGGATACCGGCCCGGGTATTCCGGATGAAGCCCGGCAGAAGATTCTCGAGCCTTTTCATACAACCAAGATCCAGGGAACCGGGCTGGGGTTGTTTATCACAGGGCGCATCATCCGAGAGCACGGAGGGCAGCTCAGCATTCACTCGGCTGAGGGTCAGGGGGCAAACTTTATCGTTACCCTGCCGGTGCCGGAGGAGGATGGAAATGGCTGAAATTCTGATTGTCGACGATGATGTTCAACTGCGGCAAAGCTTTGCCCGGCTCCTGGGTGAGGAAGGATATGACGTGCGGATGGCTTCCTCCGGGGAAGCCGGAATTCAGGCAGTTGAAGACCATCTGCCGGATCTGGTGGTCATGGATGTGCGCATGCCCGGAATCGATGGCATTGAGACCCTGCAGCGCATTCAGGCCATTGATGCCAAGCTGCCTGTGGTGATCATGACCGCCTTCGGCACCACGGAAACCGCCATTGAAGCCACCAAGCAGGGGGCTTTTGATTATGTTCTCAAGCCGTTTGATGTGGGGGACATGCTCAAAATCATTGAGCAGGCGGTGAGTGCCGGGCGGATGATGCATCAGCAGGTGCAGATGGGGGCCGGCCCGGAAACCGGGGGCGCTGATGCCATTATCGGCCAAAGCCCGTCCATGCAGAAAGTTTACAAGGCCATCGGCCGGGTGGCGCCCACCGATGCCACGGTCCTGATCCGGGGAGAATCCGGTACCGGGAAGGAACTGGTGGCCCGGGCCATCTACCAGCACAGTCAGAGGGCGGGCAAGCCCTTTCTGGTGATCAATTGTGTGGCCATTCCCGAGACCCTGCTGGAAAGCGAGCTGTTCGGCTATGAAAGAGGGGCTTTTACAGGAGCGGCCAGCAGGCGCGTGGGCAAGTTTGAGCAGGCCCACGGCGGCACAGTATTTCTTGATGAAATCGGGGATATGCCCATGTCCATCCAGGCCAAAATCCTGCGCCTTCTCCAGGAGCGAAGCGTTGAACGTCTCGGCGGACAGCGCCCCATTGACGTGGATGTCCGGATTATCGCCGCAACCAACCGGGACCTGGAACGGGCGCTTGAAGATGAGCGGTTCCGGGAGGATCTTTATTATCGCCTTAAGGTGGTGACCATTAAGATGCCGCCGCTAAAAGAGAGAAAAGAAGACATTCCTCTTCTCATCGATTACTTTCTTTCTCGTTTTTCCAGGGAAATGCAGATCAACAATCCGGGCATCAGTGACGAAGCCCGCCAGGGAGTCGAGCAACACTTCTGGCCCGGAAATGTCCGGGAGCTGGGCAATACCATCAAAAAAGCCCTGATTTTCAGCCGGGGATATCCCATTCAGGCCGGTAACATCTACCAGGCCATTGCCGGAGAAAGCCGGGATGACAATGATGGCGGCGGCACGGACCTGGAAACCGCCGGCCGGAACTGGATCCGTGCAATGCTGGCTTCTGAAGAGAACCCGGATATGTTCAATTTTTTGATGGATCAGTTCGGCCGCATGGTCGTGGGAGAGGCCCTGAATCTCACCGGCGGCAACCGCAGCCGGGCTGCCAGGCTGCTGGGCATGTCCCGTCCCACTCTGCAGGCGCGGATTGAAAAATACAACCTTTCCCTGGAAACATCTGTCAAAAGCTCCTGATTCTGTTTCTTTAAACATCTCTTTTTACATCCTGTAAAAAAAACCGGCGACCCTCCCGGGGCCGGGTTTTGGGATTTGCGCCGGCCGCTTTTTTTGCTTCGGCTGGAAAAGCCGGAGATAATGAATTTTTCAGTAAGTTATCGCTTCTCCGGGATGTTTGGCATTCTTTTTGCTTAAACGGATGTAAACCGTTAACAGAAAGTTTTTGATCATGCCAAATCCCCTTATTTTAATCGCCGACGCAAATGCCCACATCCGGTTTTTTCTGAAACGGGAATTTACGGCTGCGGGCTTTGATGTTGTTGCCGCCAGTGTTCACACGGAAGTGCAGCACCTGCTCCAGGCGGAGCAGAAACCGGATCTGATTGTCCTCGATCCGAACCTTCCCTTTATAGACTGGGATTTGGCCATTGCCCATATCCGCGGCAAAGCCCCCCGGATTCCGGTTATTCTTTATACTCCATATGCAGAAGACGTGGGAAATCAGGAGCTTTCAGGTCCTGATGCCATTGTTGAAAAGGCCCCTGATACGGCGCTGCTCATACAGACAGCCCGGAACCTGCTGGAGCGGTCAAACCCATGGGCAAACGCACCGGGCGATCCGCGTATCCGGCAAAATCCGGTATCAGGAGGAACCATTGAATAATCATACAGAAAAAACAAAGGAAGCCCCGGCGCAAGAAGATTTTCGGGAATATTACAGGAAACTTCGAAAACGTCTTTTTGCTGCCAGCTGCATTGCATTTCTGATTCCCCTGATTTTGCTTTCGGTTTATTTCCACATTCAGTTCAACGTCAATCTTAAAAAAAGCAGTCAGTTGCATCTGATGTCGCTTGCCGAAAGCCAGCGCAATACCATTGACCTGTTTCTTCAGGAACGGGTGGCCAATATCCTGAGCCTGTTTCACCGCAGTGAATTTCATCTCACCCCCAATCAGGCGCGGATGAACAGCTATCTCATGCACCTGAGTGAATTCAGTGATGCATTTGTGGATGTGGGCTTTATGAATCCGCAGGGTCTGCAGATCGGATATGCCGGCCCTTATCCCCATCTGCGCGGAAAAGACTACAGTCAGGAAAATTGGTATCAGAGCCTGATGAAGGCGGAGCGCAATTATTATATCAGTGATATTTACCTGGGATTCCGCAACAAGCCTCACTTCACCATCGCCGTCAAGCAGCCGGTGGGCCCGGGCACTTATGTGATGCGCGCCACCCTGGATCCGGACAAGTTTTATATGTTTCTTCGCACCATTGCCCAGGGAAAGGCTGTGGAGTGCTCACTGATCAATATGGAGGGAAATTACCAGATCGTGGATCCGGATCAGGGCGAGCTTCTGGCCAAAAGCCCGTATAACCCTTTGGCGTTAATGGCCAGTGACGTGGTGGAGTTTTCTTTTGAGGGCAAAAAACACCTGGTGGCGTCCGCCAGACTTACCGAGGTCCCCTGGCTGCTTATAGTGGGGCAGCCGGAGGAGATTGCATATGCCAAGATGTATCAGACCCGCAGGGTGATGATCGCGGCTGGGGTTCTGATCGTGCTGGTTGTGTTTACCGCCATCTGGCTGACCACCTCCCGGCTTCTGCGCAAGGCTGAAGAAACCGAGGCCTCCAGGCGGGAACTCAAGTCCCAGCTTTTTCATGCCGCCAAGCTGGTTTCCATTGGTGAACTGGCTGCCGGTGTGGCTCATGAAATCAACAATCCCCTTGCGATTATCCTGTCTCAGTGCCGGGTGGTCAATGACATTTTTGATCCGGAGTACGGGGGGTCACAGGCTGCCGGCCCGGAAACCGGCGAACAGGTGCGCGAGGAGGTTGCAATTATTGAAGAGGCGGTTTACCGGGCCCGGGGTATCACCGAAAAATTGCTGCAATCTTCCAGGCGCACGGAGCCGAAACTGGAAAAATGCCACATGAATGATCTGATCGACGAGGTGATCGATGGGTTTATGGAGCGGGAATTAAAGGTTTCCAATATCGAACTGGTAAGGGATTACGACCCTGAGTTGCCCCATATCCTTACAGACCGGGACCAGATGCGTCAGGTGATTCAGAATCTGATCAATAATGCGGTGGACGCCATCGGAGAAGAGGGAAAAATCACCCTGGCCGCCCGCAGGGCCGGCAACGAGGTGAGAATTACAGTTTCAGACACGGGCAAGGGAATGACCCAGGAGGAGCTTGAAAAAATATTTCTTCCTTTTTTCACGACCAAGCAGGCCGGAAAGGGAACGGGCCTGGGTCTGCCCATTAGCTTAAACATTGTTGAATCAATGGGCGGACGCATTGATGTACAGAGCATGCCCGGGGCGGGCACCTCTTTTATCATTACCCTGCCTGTTGCGGATTCGGAGAGATCTGGTTAAACCCCTCAGACAAACCAACGAGGATGAAAGGAGCCGATATGGCGGTGCGAAAACAAAAGAAAAAAGTCACGGGCTATGACAAGTATGTGGACTGGAAAATGTTTGGCATTCCTGTGGTCCTGTTTTTTTTGATTCTCTTTCTGCCCACCCCCCATGGGATGAAAGACGTGGGCACGGAATACAGTGTGGGCCCCAGGGTTGTGGTCGATCATCTGACTCAGTCGCTTTTTGAAAAAAACAGTACGGATGTCGAACAATGGCAGCTGCTGGCCGCCCGGATGATGGAACAAAATCTGGACATCGGCGCGCTTTCCCGGAAGCGGTTTTTGAGCCGGGATCTGGGCTGGTGCAAAAAATACGGTCTGGATGCGGATGCGGCCAATTTTAAAAAAGCAAGGCATTTTGTGGAAACCCGACTGACCGATGCGCAATACGGGCAGTTGATGCAGCAGGCTTTTGACCTGTTGAGAACCGATCTTCAGTACGAGTCGTTGACCGGAAAAGACAAGGCCGCAGCTGACAAGGCAGCCTGGAAAATCAAGGTCGCCATTGCCATGGCGGTGTTTGTGGTGCTCTGCTTTTTCACTGAATGCATTCCCCTGCCCGGCGTGGCTTTTTGTATCGGACTGATTCTGGTGTTTACCGGAGTGGTCACCCGCAAGGAAGTGGCCATGCTGTACTGGGATGATGCGGTGTGGTTTATCATGGGGAGCCTGATGTTTGCCGCCGCCTTTGTCAAAACCGGGGTGGACAAGCGGGTTTGTCTGATGATGTTTCGTAAGCTGGCCAAGCCGAATGTGAAATGGATTACCCTGATTTTTTTCATTATTATTGCTCCTCTGGCATCTTTTATTTCCGACCATGCCCTGGCGGCCATGTTTCTGCCCATCGGCATCCTGCTGTATCAAAATAGCCTGACCAGTGAAGTTTCCGAAGACACCGAGCTTGCCAAAATGCTGATGATCGGAATTGCCATGGCCTGCAACATCGGCGGGCCCGGTGCGCCGTCGGGCGGGGCCAGAAACGTGATCATGATGACCTATTTAAACGACATGTTCGGACTCGACATTGGTTATTTTCAGTGGGTGACATATTGTATGCCCTTTGTCATCGTCATGATCCCCATAACCTGGCTGATTTTAAACTGGCGCTTCAAGCCGCGTATCCACTCCCTGGCTCCGGCCATGGACCATCTGCGCGGAGAAATTGACCGGATGGGCGGATGGAACCGCAAGCAGATCTGGGCCATCATTATTTTTGCGGTCATGGTGTTTGGCTGGTTTACGGAAAAGAGTTTCTATCAGATGGGCATATATCCCATCCGCCTGGGCATCGGTGTGATTGCCATGGCCGGTGCGGTGGCCTATTTGCTGGCCGGTGTGGTGAACTGGCGCGATTACCAGGAAAAGGTGGACTGGGGGGTGGTCTGGCTGTATGCCGGCGCCATTATTTTCGGGCGCATCCTGGATGAAACCGGGGCTGCGTACTGGGTGGCCCGAAGCGTCATAGAGGCCATCAAGCCCCTGGGCATTGATTCCGGCCTGCCGCTGTTGGCCGTGTCAAACGGCCTGACCGGGATTTTAACCAACTTAATGGCCGACGGCCCGGCAGCGGCCTCGGTGGGGCCGATTACACTGAACATGGCCGGGCTGGTCCATCCGGGCACCACTTTTCTACCGTTTATGGCCATGTCCACGGCAGTGGCATCATCCTTTGCATATTGCCTGATCATCGGCACGCCGCCCAATGCCATCGTGTATGCCAGCGGTTACCTGGAACCCAAGGATTATCTCCGGGTTGGCATTCCCGTCTGGGTTATCGCCAATATCATCCTGCTGGTTCTGACTTTGGGCTACTGGAGTTTTAGGGGGTTCGGGGATCTTGCCGGATTTTAGCACTGAAAATCAAATTACTGAGATTGCCACACAGGGAGGCAATATGCAGATCAACCAGAAAAAAACACGCAACCGGGCTTTTCGCATGGAAGACGGAAAACTCTATTTCACCAGGGAGGCGGAGCGCAGCATCTTTTTCGTGCTCACCCTGCTGATGCTGGCCGCCGGTGTCATGATCCGGCTGGGGGTGATCTGACATGGAACTAAGCCAGGCGCATGCAAAGCAGTTTTTCGGGCTGCGGACATATGTGGCACAGACGGCCCGGATTGTAAGTGCGCCACGGATGTTTTTCCGGGAATACGCCGAATCCGGTCATTTGCTCTTGCCGGTATTTGCCCTGGTTCTCTCCGGCGGGTTTTATGCCTGTGCAAGCCTGCTGGTCCATGCCTGCCAGGAGCCCATGGCGGCATTGATGATATTTTTCATCAATGCCGCGGGCATGCCGGTTCTGGCAGCGGGTATGGGTTATGTCGTAAGCCGTTTGATCCTGGGAAGCCGGATTGGTTTCGTGCGCTTTTTCGGCATTTACGCCTGGGCTGCAGCCGTTGTCCTGCCTTTGGCATGGGTGCCGTATCTGGTGCTGTTCGCAGAGGTTTGGCGGTGGTGGCTCATTGGTACGGGGTTGATGATTGTATGCGGATTGAGGCGCTGGCAGGCCATGCTGGTGGTGGTGTTGACCCTGGCGGCCATGATTTACGCATATCAATGGTTGTCAGTGCAATGGACATAGAATATATGGGTATTCGGCATGATGCCGGGAGAAAAGGAGATCGTCTATGAGCCAGAAAATCAAGGTATTAATGGTTGATGATGAAAAACGGTTCCGGGAAACAACGGAAAAAATTTTAACGCGCCGGGGATTTGAGACCATTATGGCTGAAAGCGGTCCGGCAGCCATAGAAAAACTGGCTCAGCATCCTGACGTGGTCATCCTGGATATCCGGATGGAAGGCATGAACGGCCATGAGACACTGGCGGAGATCAAAAAGCGCAACCCGGATCTGCCTGTGATCATGCTTACCGGCTACGGGGACTTGGATTCAGCCAAACAGGCAAGGGATCAGGGGGCTTTTGATTACCTGGCCAAGCCCTGTGACATCGAAGTGCTCACCGGAAAAATCCGGGAGGCCATCCAAAGCCGGCAGATGCCCGAAGCATACAGGGAAAATCGGGTCAAAGGGGTTATGATTCCCATTGATGAATATACCACCCTGAACTCGGATGTCACGGTGCAAGAAGCGATTTTCGAACTCAAAAAGACATTTGCCGCGCGGGCCACCTCCAGGATCATGGAAACCGGGCATCGCTCCGTGCTTGTTGTGGAAAAGCCCATGCAGGTCATTGGCATTTTGTCCATTACCGATTTGATGCAGATGATTCTGCCGGCCTATCTTTCAGCGCCCAAACCCTCCACTGCAGACAGCATTCAATATTCTCCCCTTTTCTGGAAGGGCGAATTCCAGCGGGCCATTGAACTGCATGCCCGGATGCCCATCGGAGAAGTGATGTCGCCTGTCCCCTATGATATCGATGCCAATGCATCGCTTATGGAGGCCACCTTTCAGATGAGTACCTATGGGGTGCGGCGCCTGCTGGTAAAGACCGGAGATAAGGTGCTGGGTATCATCCGGGAGCAGGATCTGTTTTTTGAGATGGAGAAAATTCTGCGCGCAAAACCGGCATAAGCCTCAACCTTCGAAATATCCGGTTTTTGCCCTTGTCCGGGCAGACCCTTTTTCCGGAAAAAATACAAGCCTGCATGAATTGCGTGCATCATGTAAAGAAAACCTGCACCCGGCCGGGCCACAGGGTAAGCAAAACAACGTTTTGCCGGTGATTTTTGCATGTTTTGGTTATAACTGAAAATGGCACGCATATTGCTTCTCTATAACTCACTGCAAGTCGTTTAACACACAACCCAG is from Desulfosalsimonas propionicica and encodes:
- a CDS encoding ATP-binding protein, giving the protein MSWWKQISLSKRIVAHVALLELITLLIGAMAIWYAVGFRDTVNTLVDRQLKVMEASRQMESALANQKGFATYYFLDSDPKWLKELSHYREIFRKWFEVAEKMEQPSSHAELVQQIGRQYDQYVSKKDRIIEMYRSGDREKGEQMHWDVRSQFFELNRMCRVYNRLNEEEIQRFRENVREKSAVMSSFVVAGLIVSVVLGVFMAFLLIVQVIGPIRRLAAMAPEAREHTGPANEVALLDDRVRGMIADMDKAHSELQQSQQLLMHSEKMALVGKLATEVAHSIRSPMTSINMRLFSLQRNLDLTDNQKEDFEVVAEEMRRLDNIVRNFLEFSRPPKLNKKRVNISWIIDMTLELLEYRLKRHDVEIIRQQTENLPPVEADTELMKEVFVNLIVNACEAMGDGGRIFIEENQVVGDRNGCAVRISIRDTGPGIPDEARQKILEPFHTTKIQGTGLGLFITGRIIREHGGQLSIHSAEGQGANFIVTLPVPEEDGNG
- a CDS encoding YIP1 family protein — encoded protein: MELSQAHAKQFFGLRTYVAQTARIVSAPRMFFREYAESGHLLLPVFALVLSGGFYACASLLVHACQEPMAALMIFFINAAGMPVLAAGMGYVVSRLILGSRIGFVRFFGIYAWAAAVVLPLAWVPYLVLFAEVWRWWLIGTGLMIVCGLRRWQAMLVVVLTLAAMIYAYQWLSVQWT
- a CDS encoding sensor histidine kinase, translated to MNNHTEKTKEAPAQEDFREYYRKLRKRLFAASCIAFLIPLILLSVYFHIQFNVNLKKSSQLHLMSLAESQRNTIDLFLQERVANILSLFHRSEFHLTPNQARMNSYLMHLSEFSDAFVDVGFMNPQGLQIGYAGPYPHLRGKDYSQENWYQSLMKAERNYYISDIYLGFRNKPHFTIAVKQPVGPGTYVMRATLDPDKFYMFLRTIAQGKAVECSLINMEGNYQIVDPDQGELLAKSPYNPLALMASDVVEFSFEGKKHLVASARLTEVPWLLIVGQPEEIAYAKMYQTRRVMIAAGVLIVLVVFTAIWLTTSRLLRKAEETEASRRELKSQLFHAAKLVSIGELAAGVAHEINNPLAIILSQCRVVNDIFDPEYGGSQAAGPETGEQVREEVAIIEEAVYRARGITEKLLQSSRRTEPKLEKCHMNDLIDEVIDGFMERELKVSNIELVRDYDPELPHILTDRDQMRQVIQNLINNAVDAIGEEGKITLAARRAGNEVRITVSDTGKGMTQEELEKIFLPFFTTKQAGKGTGLGLPISLNIVESMGGRIDVQSMPGAGTSFIITLPVADSERSG
- a CDS encoding sigma-54-dependent transcriptional regulator, encoding MAEILIVDDDVQLRQSFARLLGEEGYDVRMASSGEAGIQAVEDHLPDLVVMDVRMPGIDGIETLQRIQAIDAKLPVVIMTAFGTTETAIEATKQGAFDYVLKPFDVGDMLKIIEQAVSAGRMMHQQVQMGAGPETGGADAIIGQSPSMQKVYKAIGRVAPTDATVLIRGESGTGKELVARAIYQHSQRAGKPFLVINCVAIPETLLESELFGYERGAFTGAASRRVGKFEQAHGGTVFLDEIGDMPMSIQAKILRLLQERSVERLGGQRPIDVDVRIIAATNRDLERALEDERFREDLYYRLKVVTIKMPPLKERKEDIPLLIDYFLSRFSREMQINNPGISDEARQGVEQHFWPGNVRELGNTIKKALIFSRGYPIQAGNIYQAIAGESRDDNDGGGTDLETAGRNWIRAMLASEENPDMFNFLMDQFGRMVVGEALNLTGGNRSRAARLLGMSRPTLQARIEKYNLSLETSVKSS
- a CDS encoding response regulator: MSQKIKVLMVDDEKRFRETTEKILTRRGFETIMAESGPAAIEKLAQHPDVVILDIRMEGMNGHETLAEIKKRNPDLPVIMLTGYGDLDSAKQARDQGAFDYLAKPCDIEVLTGKIREAIQSRQMPEAYRENRVKGVMIPIDEYTTLNSDVTVQEAIFELKKTFAARATSRIMETGHRSVLVVEKPMQVIGILSITDLMQMILPAYLSAPKPSTADSIQYSPLFWKGEFQRAIELHARMPIGEVMSPVPYDIDANASLMEATFQMSTYGVRRLLVKTGDKVLGIIREQDLFFEMEKILRAKPA
- a CDS encoding SLC13 family permease; the protein is MAVRKQKKKVTGYDKYVDWKMFGIPVVLFFLILFLPTPHGMKDVGTEYSVGPRVVVDHLTQSLFEKNSTDVEQWQLLAARMMEQNLDIGALSRKRFLSRDLGWCKKYGLDADAANFKKARHFVETRLTDAQYGQLMQQAFDLLRTDLQYESLTGKDKAAADKAAWKIKVAIAMAVFVVLCFFTECIPLPGVAFCIGLILVFTGVVTRKEVAMLYWDDAVWFIMGSLMFAAAFVKTGVDKRVCLMMFRKLAKPNVKWITLIFFIIIAPLASFISDHALAAMFLPIGILLYQNSLTSEVSEDTELAKMLMIGIAMACNIGGPGAPSGGARNVIMMTYLNDMFGLDIGYFQWVTYCMPFVIVMIPITWLILNWRFKPRIHSLAPAMDHLRGEIDRMGGWNRKQIWAIIIFAVMVFGWFTEKSFYQMGIYPIRLGIGVIAMAGAVAYLLAGVVNWRDYQEKVDWGVVWLYAGAIIFGRILDETGAAYWVARSVIEAIKPLGIDSGLPLLAVSNGLTGILTNLMADGPAAASVGPITLNMAGLVHPGTTFLPFMAMSTAVASSFAYCLIIGTPPNAIVYASGYLEPKDYLRVGIPVWVIANIILLVLTLGYWSFRGFGDLAGF
- a CDS encoding response regulator encodes the protein MPNPLILIADANAHIRFFLKREFTAAGFDVVAASVHTEVQHLLQAEQKPDLIVLDPNLPFIDWDLAIAHIRGKAPRIPVILYTPYAEDVGNQELSGPDAIVEKAPDTALLIQTARNLLERSNPWANAPGDPRIRQNPVSGGTIE